A genomic window from Tissierellales bacterium includes:
- the secG gene encoding preprotein translocase subunit SecG, giving the protein MKTLFNVVIIASSLFLIISIVLQPSNPEGMGSITGGTADVWGKNKDRSIGGTLQRLTAISAAVFMISALVLAAMQ; this is encoded by the coding sequence TTGAAGACCTTATTTAATGTAGTTATAATAGCATCAAGTCTATTTTTAATAATATCTATAGTACTTCAACCTAGTAATCCAGAGGGAATGGGTTCTATAACTGGTGGAACAGCAGATGTATGGGGAAAAAACAAAGATAGAAGTATAGGGGGAACATTACAAAGATTAACGGCTATTTCAGCAGCTGTCTTTATGATATCTGCTTTAGTATTAGCAGCTATGCAATGA
- the eno gene encoding phosphopyruvate hydratase — protein sequence MSMIIDIFGREVLDSRGNPTVEVEVWTELDGHGRALVPSGASTGAHEAVELRDGDKSRYLGKGVVNAVNNVNEIIAPEIIGMDVLDQLAIDRTLIELDGTDNKGKLGANAILGVSLAVARAAADELGLTVFEYIGGVNGKTLPVPMMNILNGGDHADNNVDIQEFMVMPIGAKSFKEGLRMGAEIFHNLRSVLKSKDLNTAVGDEGGFAPNLKSNEEALATIVEAIEKAGYVPGKDIYLALDVAATELYDEENKVYKLEGEGKELTVEEMVDYYEEIVEKYPIISIEDGLAEDDWEGWKLLTDRLGEKIQLVGDDLFVTNTERLAKGIDMEISNSVLVKLNQIGTLTETLDTIEMAKEHGYTAVVSHRSGETEDTTIADLVVATNAGQIKTGAPSRTDRVAKYNQLLRIEEFLGEMGQYKGIEVFYNIKK from the coding sequence ATGAGTATGATTATTGATATATTTGGTAGAGAAGTGTTAGATTCAAGAGGGAACCCAACAGTAGAAGTAGAAGTTTGGACAGAATTAGATGGACATGGAAGGGCTTTAGTTCCTTCAGGAGCATCTACTGGAGCTCACGAGGCAGTGGAATTAAGAGATGGGGATAAAAGTAGATATTTAGGTAAAGGTGTAGTAAATGCAGTGAATAATGTAAATGAAATTATTGCACCAGAAATAATAGGAATGGATGTTCTTGATCAATTAGCTATAGATAGGACTTTAATTGAATTAGATGGTACAGACAATAAAGGAAAACTAGGAGCCAATGCAATACTTGGAGTATCTTTAGCAGTGGCAAGAGCTGCAGCTGATGAATTAGGACTTACAGTATTTGAATATATCGGTGGAGTAAATGGAAAAACTCTTCCTGTACCAATGATGAATATATTGAATGGTGGAGATCATGCTGATAATAATGTAGATATTCAAGAGTTTATGGTAATGCCTATTGGAGCAAAAAGCTTTAAAGAGGGATTAAGAATGGGAGCAGAAATATTCCATAACTTAAGATCAGTTCTTAAATCTAAAGACTTAAACACAGCAGTAGGAGATGAAGGTGGTTTTGCCCCTAATTTAAAAAGTAATGAAGAAGCATTGGCAACTATTGTTGAAGCAATTGAAAAAGCAGGCTATGTGCCTGGTAAAGATATATACTTAGCATTAGACGTTGCGGCTACTGAATTATATGATGAAGAAAACAAAGTGTATAAATTAGAAGGAGAAGGGAAAGAATTAACAGTAGAGGAAATGGTAGATTACTATGAGGAAATAGTAGAAAAATATCCAATTATATCAATAGAAGACGGTTTAGCTGAAGATGATTGGGAAGGGTGGAAACTATTAACTGATAGATTAGGTGAGAAGATACAGTTAGTTGGAGATGACCTATTTGTTACTAATACTGAAAGATTAGCAAAAGGAATAGATATGGAAATATCTAATTCTGTATTGGTTAAGCTTAATCAAATTGGAACATTAACAGAAACTTTAGATACTATAGAAATGGCAAAAGAACATGGTTATACAGCGGTGGTATCTCATAGGTCTGGTGAAACTGAAGATACAACAATAGCTGATTTAGTAGTAGCAACAAATGCTGGCCAAATTAAAACTGGTGCACCTTCTAGGACAGATAGGGTAGCAAAATATAATCAATTATTAAGAATAGAAGAGTTCTTAGGTGAAATGGGACAATATAAAGGAATTGAAGTTTTCTACAATATCAAAAAATAG
- the gpmI gene encoding 2,3-bisphosphoglycerate-independent phosphoglycerate mutase codes for MVKKPVMLMILDGWGVGKNYKGNTISLADTPNYDKILKTYPNTQLKASGMAVGLPEGQMGNSEVGHLNIGAGRVIYQDFTRINKSIEDKDFFENKAILKTIENAKEKNTSIHVIGLVSPGGVHSHEEHLYALLEMFKKHGLNKVYIHAFLDGRDVSPTSGIKSLEKLEEKAEEIGVGKIATVSGRYYAMDRDKRWDRTKKAYDAMTIGVGNEESSAVDAVAKSYKEKVTDEFVVPTVIKENNKPVATVENNDSIIFFNFRPDRARQITRAFVDEDFEGFSREKKVNTVFMTMTQYDDTIENVTIAFKPVFAKNTLGEYLSGLGYNQLRIAETEKYAHVTFFFNGGIEKPYENEDRVLIPSPKVATYDLKPEMSAYDVKEEVIKRLEMDKYDLIILNFANPDMVGHTGDIDAAVKAVETVDECLGEIVDEVLKRDGKMFITADHGNAEELIDEEDGSPITAHTTNKVPCIILGEGNVKLKKGILADISPTLLHMLNLDVPKEMTGKSLILREE; via the coding sequence ATGGTAAAAAAACCGGTAATGCTTATGATACTTGATGGATGGGGCGTGGGAAAAAATTATAAAGGTAATACTATTTCCTTAGCAGATACGCCAAACTATGATAAAATTTTAAAAACTTATCCAAATACCCAATTGAAAGCAAGTGGAATGGCAGTAGGACTTCCTGAAGGCCAAATGGGAAATTCTGAGGTAGGCCATTTAAACATTGGTGCTGGAAGAGTTATTTATCAAGATTTTACTAGAATAAATAAATCCATTGAAGATAAAGACTTTTTTGAAAATAAGGCTATTTTGAAAACTATAGAAAATGCTAAAGAAAAAAATACTAGTATTCATGTTATAGGATTAGTTTCTCCAGGTGGAGTCCATAGTCATGAAGAACATTTATATGCTTTACTTGAAATGTTTAAAAAGCATGGTTTAAATAAAGTTTATATACATGCATTTTTAGACGGAAGAGATGTATCACCTACCAGTGGTATAAAATCCTTAGAAAAACTTGAAGAAAAAGCAGAAGAGATAGGAGTAGGAAAGATAGCAACGGTATCTGGAAGATATTATGCTATGGACAGGGATAAAAGATGGGATAGAACTAAAAAAGCCTATGATGCTATGACTATAGGGGTGGGTAATGAAGAAAGCTCAGCCGTGGATGCAGTGGCCAAATCTTATAAAGAAAAAGTAACAGATGAGTTTGTAGTCCCTACGGTAATAAAGGAAAATAATAAACCTGTAGCTACTGTAGAAAATAATGATTCTATAATATTTTTTAATTTTAGACCAGATAGAGCAAGACAAATAACTAGGGCTTTTGTAGATGAAGATTTTGAAGGTTTTTCGAGAGAGAAAAAAGTAAACACAGTCTTTATGACTATGACCCAATATGATGATACTATAGAAAATGTAACTATAGCATTTAAACCGGTATTTGCAAAAAATACTTTAGGTGAATATTTAAGTGGATTAGGATATAATCAATTAAGAATTGCAGAAACTGAAAAATATGCCCATGTTACTTTCTTCTTTAATGGAGGAATAGAAAAACCTTATGAAAATGAAGACAGAGTTCTTATTCCTTCGCCAAAGGTAGCGACTTACGATTTAAAACCAGAAATGAGTGCTTATGATGTAAAAGAAGAAGTAATAAAAAGACTAGAAATGGATAAATATGATTTAATAATATTAAACTTTGCAAATCCAGATATGGTAGGCCATACTGGGGATATTGATGCGGCTGTAAAAGCGGTAGAAACAGTAGATGAATGTTTAGGTGAAATAGTAGATGAAGTTTTAAAAAGAGATGGAAAAATGTTTATTACTGCAGACCATGGAAATGCAGAAGAACTAATAGATGAAGAAGATGGCAGTCCAATTACTGCCCATACTACAAATAAAGTACCCTGTATAATATTAGGTGAAGGAAATGTTAAGTTAAAAAAGGGGATTTTAGCTGATATATCTCCAACCCTTCTTCATATGTTAAATTTAGATGTGCCAAAAGAAATGACTGGAAAATCACTTATTTTAAGGGAGGAATAA